The following coding sequences are from one Musa acuminata AAA Group cultivar baxijiao chromosome BXJ1-6, Cavendish_Baxijiao_AAA, whole genome shotgun sequence window:
- the LOC135677862 gene encoding desmethyl-deoxy-podophyllotoxin synthase-like yields MDLPSTSFLFSFLVLLVSLLLLKKNRSGRGARATLPPGPSKLPIIGSLHHLLGGLPHRSLTALSQKFGPVILLKLGEVPTLVVSSTEAAAEIMKTHDVSFASRPTNLNLQTATYGDRGVGFTSYGFHWRELRKMSIVELLSAKRVQSFRFIREEEVLNLVRSIVLLSNTGSTVNLSKKLVLLANDIGSRSVIGSKCKYQKEFIRIVMQTLEAAGGFSLADLFPSWPIIKLLSGATFKMQMLHRDMDAILNSIIQERRERKSAEQPEEEEEEALVDVMLRVQAEGSLSFPLADEDMKAMMLDMLGGASETSAGIMEWAMSELMKNPRVMRRLQEEVRETVGEKGKVMEKDINGMNYLKLVIKETLRLHPPVPLLLPRECRETCEVLGYQIPEKTRVFVNVWALGRDPRYWDNPTEFEPERFERRNSMVDFKGTNFEFLPFGAGRRICPGMSFGLKSIELSLASLLYNFDWELPSGDEGMPQELDMSETFSITCRRKSDICLRAIPRISFSMT; encoded by the exons ATGGATCTCCCCAgcacctccttcctcttctcctttctcgTCCTCCTCGTATCGCTGCTGCTACTCAAGAAGAACAGGTCTGGTCGCGGTGCTCGTGCCACACTGCCTCCCGGTCCATCTAAGCTCCCTATCATAGGCAGCTTGCACCATCTCTTGGGTGGCCTGCCGCATCGTTCCCTCACTGCCTTATCTCAGAAATTTGGCCCCGTGATACTCCTGAAGCTCGGTGAGGTCCCCACCCTCGTTGTCTCATCTACCGAAGCGGCTGCTGAGATCATGAAAACCCACGACGTCAGCTTCGCCTCTCGGCCCACTAACCTGAATCTCCAGACTGCCACATACGGTGACAGGGGCGTCGGCTTTACCTCGTATGGATTCCACTGGAGGGAGCTGCGCAAGATGAGCATCGTGGAGCTATTGAGTGCCAAACGAGTCCAATCTTTTCGTTTTATCCGGGAAGAGGAGGTGCTTAATCTTGTGCGGTCGATAGTCCTGTTGTCCAACACTGGTTCCACCGTGAACCTCAGTAAGAAATTGGTGCTGTTGGCTAATGACATAGGCTCCCGGTCCGTCATCGGCAGCAAGTGCAAGTACCAGAAAGAGTTCATACGGATAGTGATGCAAACGCTGGAAGCTGCCGGAGGCTTCAGTTTGGCGGACTTATTCCCGTCATGGCCGATAATTAAACTTCTCAGTGGCGCGACTTTCAAGATGCAGATGTTACACCGTGACATGGACGCGATCCTGAATAGCATCATTCAAGAGCGCAGAGAAAGGAAGTCCGCAGAGCaacccgaggaggaggaggaggaggcgttgGTCGATGTCATGCTGAGAGTTCAAGCTGAAGGTAGCCTGTCATTCCCCTTAGCAGACGAGGACATGAAAGCCATGATGCTG GATATGCTCGGTGGGGCCAGCGAGACCTCCGCAGGAATAATGGAGTGGGCCATGTCGGAGCTGATGAAGAATCCAAGAGTGATGCGAAGGTTGCAGGAGGAGGTGAGGGAGACTGTCGGAGAAAAGGGAAAGGTGATGGAGAAGGACATCAACGGAATGAACTACTTGAAACTGGTCATCAAGGAGACTCTGAGGCTGCACCCTCCTGTTCCTCTGCTGCTCCCCCGAGAGTGCCGGGAGACGTGCGAGGTTCTTGGTTACCAGATACCAGAGAAGACAAGAGTATTCGTGAACGTTTGGGCCTTGGGAAGGGATCCTCGATACTGGGACAATCCCACTGAGTTTGAGCCAGAGAGATTCGAGAGGAGGAATTCCATGGTCGACTTCAAGGGAACCAACTTTGAGTTCTTACCTTTCGGGGCAGGCAGGAGGATATGCCCAGGGATGTCATTTGGTTTGAAGAGCATAGAGCTTTCCCTGGCTAGCCTTCTCTACAACTTTGATTGGGAGCTCCCATCGGGAGATGAAGGGATGCCCCAGGAGTTGGACATGAGCGAGACCTTCTCGATTACGTGCCGGAGGAAGTCGGACATCTGCCTACGTGCCATCCCTCGTATTTCTTTCTCTATGACCTGA